The DNA region TCCGTCCTGCGCTTCGATGACGTTGAAACCGGCGTTCTTCAGGGTAAAAGCGACCATCTGTCGCACGCTGGCCGAGTCATCAACGGTCATTATGGTTTTCGCCACATCTATCTCCTTGGTGCATTTTCGCCTTGAATAAAGAGTCCCATCCGAAATTGTTTCCCGTTATTCCGGGACAATGCATCAGAGCTTCCGAGCACTAAAAGAGCTCGACGTCGCCCCATGCCTCCGCGTCATCTGAACATGCGCCTTCCTCGCCGCCGGAACCGTCCGAAGAGCAGGAGCCCTCCTTGTTGAAGGCCTGCTGATGAATCAGCCGTTCCGCCTCCATGGTATACCGGGCGAGCATCTTTTCCAATCGTTCTGGTCGACTTTCGTCCTTGTCCTGAGGCACGATGTCCGTAGCTTCGTCACGCAGGGAGGAAAGCACGACGGCTCCACGCTCCAGGTTCTCGCACACTTCCTTATGAAAAGTCATGGAGCTGTTGAAGGACTCGATGGACGTGCCGAGATCCCTGCCCTGCTGCCTTATATTATCGAACACTGAATCAACCTCGTCGTCAATACGTCTGAGTCCTGCCAATATCTGCTCGATTCTGGTGACAATATCCGTGACCTGGCTCGTATCCATGAACGCTTCGGCGTTGGATTTCAGATGGGTCGAGGCCTCGCCGATACGGCCCAGGATATCCGTGACCGATGCGGTCAGCCCACCGGCCTGCTGGGAAAGCTGCTGGATGGAAGAAGCCAGCACGCCCAGGGCCTTGCCCTTTTCGCCGGTATGCGCTGCCTTGACGCTGGCATTGAGGGAAATGAGTTCGATCTCGGACCCCACTTCCTCGATATCTTCAAGAAAGTGCGTCATTTCCGTCACGGTATCGGCCACTCGCACCATGATCTGGCCGATGGATTCGCCCTGCTCGGCAAAGTCATCCATGGCCTTCATCACGTCCTTGAGCCCGGCCTCGATGGCGTCCAGTGTGGAGACGCCACTCTCCGAGGCCGTGATGCTTGAGGCGTTCTGCTCCAGGCTGAAGACGTTTTCGGCAATGGCGGAAAGATTGTTCTGCAGGGAAACCACCGCCGTGTTGAAGCTCGACGAGGCGTTGATGAGCTGCGAATGCTGCAGGCCGGTAACGTCGCCCACAAACCCCACGAGGTCGCGCACTTCGTCTGTCTTGGCATTGCCATGCCACTCTTTTTCGGAGATCAGATCGCGCAGCTCCTGCAGCGATTCCTCCACGTGCTCCACCTGCTGGCGAGTGATGTCGTGAAACTGCACCGAGGCCACGGCTTCGCCGATGGAGGAGGCAATCTCGCGGGAAAGCGGCTCCAGGTTGCGGGAAACAACGCCGGATTTGTCCGCCATCTGCACCAGGGAGTCGAGATTGGTGCGAATGGTGGTCTCGATGGTCTGGCTGGAGGCTGCCTGGTGCTCCCGCATCTCGCCGGTCTGCGACAGGGTGTCCTCCACCATCTCGGACAGGTCGTTCACCTTCTCCATGATCTGTCCGGAGTACTCCACGATGCGCTTGGCCAGCTTCTCCACATCGTCCGCCAGGGTGGTGAACCCCCGGCCCTCCGTCCCGAGGCGGGCGGACTCGATGCGCGTAGAGATGCCAA from Oceanidesulfovibrio marinus includes:
- a CDS encoding methyl-accepting chemotaxis protein; the encoded protein is MSENETFTVDIPRAQAFLERCESELPKLDARLARTIQEREPEFLELGSSLQQYSLQASQLAEETGSLINLTSAEAMDSFRDELHVELDKMTALWSKAASDQNVQELTTIHDTVDVLTKTIDEYRRVVRALSMLGISTRIESARLGTEGRGFTTLADDVEKLAKRIVEYSGQIMEKVNDLSEMVEDTLSQTGEMREHQAASSQTIETTIRTNLDSLVQMADKSGVVSRNLEPLSREIASSIGEAVASVQFHDITRQQVEHVEESLQELRDLISEKEWHGNAKTDEVRDLVGFVGDVTGLQHSQLINASSSFNTAVVSLQNNLSAIAENVFSLEQNASSITASESGVSTLDAIEAGLKDVMKAMDDFAEQGESIGQIMVRVADTVTEMTHFLEDIEEVGSEIELISLNASVKAAHTGEKGKALGVLASSIQQLSQQAGGLTASVTDILGRIGEASTHLKSNAEAFMDTSQVTDIVTRIEQILAGLRRIDDEVDSVFDNIRQQGRDLGTSIESFNSSMTFHKEVCENLERGAVVLSSLRDEATDIVPQDKDESRPERLEKMLARYTMEAERLIHQQAFNKEGSCSSDGSGGEEGACSDDAEAWGDVELF